One segment of Fibrobacter sp. UWB10 DNA contains the following:
- a CDS encoding M18 family aminopeptidase, translating to MEYFEFLNKSVTPYHTVATLKALLGAECDENAQFFERGGALIAVRTPKKVCSDSRFRIALAHTDFPTLRITPNPDGLAAGVRTLHPEVYGSPLFTSWLDRDLGYAGLLAYELDGKVETKLIRGDKLFRIPQLAVHLNRGVNQDGLKVNPQTDLNALWTAVGGKENFTDALAVELPAGAKLLDFDVQLFDAQPAQFGGFENEWIYSGRLDNLSSCHAIAEAFAKAGSLEKDFIVAAFFNNEEVGSETREGAAGNFLKSVLESVSTFASSELASALSSSFALSIDMAHACHPNFVQKHEPNHAPVLGGGVVLKVNSQKRYASDVFSNAQFKLICEQNNIPYQTFVMRNDMPCGSTVGPAISASLGIPTVDIGEPMLSMHSIREMTAVKDHDSMTKLVKAFYG from the coding sequence ATGGAATACTTTGAATTTTTGAATAAATCGGTGACTCCGTACCATACTGTTGCGACCCTGAAGGCGCTTTTGGGGGCTGAATGTGACGAAAATGCCCAATTTTTTGAACGTGGTGGTGCTTTGATTGCCGTGCGAACCCCAAAGAAAGTTTGTTCGGACTCGCGGTTTAGGATTGCCCTTGCGCATACGGATTTCCCGACTTTGAGAATTACTCCGAACCCTGATGGCCTTGCTGCGGGTGTGCGTACGCTGCATCCCGAGGTATACGGAAGCCCGCTTTTTACGAGCTGGCTGGACCGAGATTTGGGTTATGCGGGTTTGCTGGCCTATGAGCTTGATGGAAAGGTTGAGACCAAGTTGATTCGAGGCGATAAGTTATTCCGTATTCCGCAGCTTGCTGTGCACTTGAATCGTGGCGTGAATCAGGACGGTCTTAAAGTTAACCCGCAGACAGACTTGAATGCACTTTGGACCGCCGTCGGTGGTAAGGAAAACTTTACAGACGCTTTGGCGGTGGAATTGCCTGCGGGTGCGAAACTTCTGGATTTCGATGTCCAGCTGTTTGATGCGCAACCTGCGCAGTTTGGCGGTTTTGAAAACGAGTGGATTTATTCGGGCAGGCTTGATAACTTGAGCAGTTGCCATGCGATTGCAGAGGCTTTTGCCAAGGCTGGTTCGCTTGAAAAGGACTTTATCGTTGCGGCGTTCTTCAATAACGAAGAAGTTGGTTCCGAAACTCGCGAAGGTGCTGCCGGCAATTTCTTGAAGAGTGTGCTGGAGTCTGTCTCGACTTTTGCCAGTAGCGAGCTTGCGAGCGCGCTCTCTTCTAGCTTTGCGCTGTCCATAGATATGGCGCACGCTTGCCATCCGAACTTTGTGCAAAAGCATGAACCTAACCATGCTCCTGTTTTGGGCGGGGGAGTTGTTCTGAAGGTGAATTCGCAAAAGCGCTATGCAAGCGATGTCTTTTCGAATGCTCAGTTTAAACTGATTTGCGAACAAAATAATATTCCGTACCAGACATTCGTAATGCGTAACGATATGCCTTGCGGTTCGACGGTTGGCCCTGCAATTTCGGCTTCTCTTGGAATCCCGACGGTGGACATTGGCGAACCCATGCTCAGTATGCATAGCATTCGTGAAATGACGGCTGTCAAGGATCACGATAGCATGACGAAACTGGTGAAGGCATTTTACGGCTGA
- the nhaA gene encoding Na+/H+ antiporter NhaA, which yields MSAKVTSSDKIEDLFPETPIRKIITPMERLMKVETTGGIVLIIMTIAALIWANVSPESYHHVWHMPFALTIGSWVGSADLHWLINDAMMTIFFFNIGLEVKGEMTYGELRNPKAASLPIIAAAGGMLFPALIYLLLCPHGEHSAAHGWGVPTATDIAFVVGCMAILGKKVPHALRVMILTLAIADDIGAILVIAIGYPSGDGVNFVALGTGFALLALINVMFRIGVRNLLLHGVIGIAVWAFFVKSGVHPTIAGVLLGLSVPAKPVLAKGKLAHFAGSVGGALSGEAKDRNEQYEVFTLLKRGARESISMQERFFKPLVPWVNFFIMPLFALSNAGVEIKLGGVEVPVMGAVALALILGKPIGIFLFSLLAVKVGVSVKPSYSWKVLWGGGMLAGIGFTMALFVANLAFEVGDRQDSAKLGILLGSFCAAILGTIYMNLVSKAHHEES from the coding sequence ATGTCGGCAAAAGTAACGAGCAGCGACAAGATTGAAGATTTGTTCCCGGAAACCCCCATCCGCAAAATCATCACGCCGATGGAACGGTTGATGAAGGTGGAAACGACCGGTGGCATCGTTTTGATTATCATGACGATTGCGGCCCTGATTTGGGCGAATGTCAGTCCTGAATCTTACCATCATGTTTGGCACATGCCGTTTGCCTTGACGATTGGCAGTTGGGTCGGTTCGGCCGATTTGCATTGGCTCATTAACGACGCCATGATGACGATTTTCTTCTTCAATATCGGGCTTGAAGTCAAGGGCGAAATGACCTACGGCGAACTCAGGAACCCGAAGGCGGCGAGCCTCCCGATTATCGCGGCGGCTGGCGGTATGTTGTTCCCGGCTTTGATTTACTTGCTGCTTTGCCCGCATGGCGAACACAGTGCGGCTCATGGTTGGGGCGTTCCGACAGCGACCGATATTGCGTTTGTGGTGGGTTGCATGGCCATTCTCGGCAAGAAGGTGCCGCATGCCCTGCGTGTGATGATTTTGACTCTGGCGATTGCCGACGATATCGGTGCAATTTTGGTGATTGCGATCGGTTACCCGAGCGGCGACGGCGTGAACTTTGTTGCGCTTGGTACGGGATTTGCCCTGCTCGCCTTGATCAACGTGATGTTCCGCATTGGTGTGCGTAACCTGCTGTTGCATGGCGTGATTGGTATTGCGGTGTGGGCTTTCTTTGTGAAGAGCGGCGTGCATCCGACCATTGCGGGCGTGTTGCTCGGACTCTCGGTGCCGGCAAAGCCTGTGCTCGCGAAGGGCAAGCTTGCTCATTTCGCTGGCAGCGTGGGTGGTGCTCTTTCGGGCGAAGCGAAGGACCGCAACGAACAGTATGAAGTGTTTACGCTTTTGAAGCGCGGAGCTCGCGAAAGTATCTCGATGCAGGAACGTTTCTTCAAGCCGCTCGTACCGTGGGTGAACTTCTTTATCATGCCGCTGTTCGCGCTCAGCAACGCGGGTGTCGAAATCAAGCTTGGTGGCGTGGAAGTGCCTGTAATGGGTGCGGTGGCCTTGGCCTTGATTCTGGGTAAGCCGATCGGCATTTTCCTGTTCAGCCTGCTCGCCGTAAAGGTGGGCGTGTCGGTGAAGCCGAGCTACAGCTGGAAGGTTTTGTGGGGCGGTGGTATGCTTGCCGGTATCGGCTTTACCATGGCCTTGTTTGTGGCAAACCTCGCCTTCGAGGTGGGCGACCGTCAGGATTCCGCCAAGCTCGGTATTCTGCTGGGTAGCTTCTGTGCCGCAATCCTTGGCACCATCTACATGAACTTGGTGTCGAAGGCGCATCACGAAGAATCGTAA
- a CDS encoding TetM/TetW/TetO/TetS family tetracycline resistance ribosomal protection protein, whose amino-acid sequence MTQPVRNIAILAHVDAGKTTLSERILFAAGEVRRPGKVEEGLATMDYMPEEKERGITIESGVAHFEWKNTWFNFIDTPGHVDFGAEVDTALTAVEGAVLVVSAASGVETQTVAAFRKLREAGVRTILFVNKLDNPDYSLDETLINIEEVLGVRPVLMTLPEYKGGRMSGVLDVLSKSRLIHSDSGEEVVDDSWPQSGEVSDSTEKIKKHYAEAVEFASNFDDEVLQLALEGKPVPPKTLLRGLKELAKNSDYALCYAGSAIEGFGVRSLTTALSFFLPDVPEFGGNELGQVIRLRHFKGVGEISLFRSHTNMERKEWPAGFEFSRLKANLLQPVDEIRSGDIYAMRSPFETELGQVIYLDGTSLRAEGEAIHDESTSLRDKYQPLLQTRVECLGAEDYHHVEKSLNVLARMDPSFRVQKDDGGFWYLHTVGEVQLDVLLARLKREFGCEVKAGSPEVRWQERLCRNVGPVENTFQLGPHKISIKLSATPLDSDAHDIRLSAEFLETAPREILAGVRSALLESTEIGVLGKGPLVGVCFEVHEFTWTEGALPPMIKKACADAVTKLIKPADVQLYEPVMELSLECPVNFAGLVTGDIQSRDGKVKEIGGDGKTHFLKAEVPLRKIFGYATGVRSISKGTALYSMKLLGYRPATV is encoded by the coding sequence GTGACTCAGCCTGTTCGAAATATTGCAATCCTTGCCCACGTGGATGCCGGAAAGACGACTCTTTCGGAGCGTATTCTTTTTGCGGCGGGTGAGGTTCGCCGGCCAGGCAAGGTAGAAGAAGGCCTTGCCACCATGGACTATATGCCCGAAGAAAAAGAGCGCGGCATTACCATTGAAAGCGGCGTGGCGCATTTCGAATGGAAGAACACCTGGTTCAATTTTATCGATACACCGGGCCATGTAGATTTTGGCGCCGAAGTCGACACGGCGCTGACAGCCGTCGAGGGCGCGGTGCTTGTGGTGAGTGCCGCGAGCGGAGTGGAAACGCAAACGGTAGCCGCCTTCCGTAAACTGCGCGAAGCGGGCGTGCGGACGATTTTATTCGTCAATAAGCTTGACAATCCCGATTATTCCCTTGACGAAACGCTGATTAATATTGAAGAAGTTCTGGGCGTGCGCCCGGTGCTCATGACGCTCCCTGAATACAAGGGCGGACGCATGTCGGGCGTGCTCGATGTGCTTAGTAAAAGTCGCTTGATTCATTCGGATTCGGGCGAAGAAGTCGTAGACGATTCTTGGCCGCAATCGGGTGAGGTGAGTGATTCCACCGAGAAAATCAAGAAGCATTACGCCGAGGCGGTGGAATTCGCGAGCAACTTTGATGATGAAGTTTTGCAGCTTGCGCTTGAAGGGAAGCCGGTTCCTCCCAAGACGCTTTTGCGCGGGCTCAAAGAACTGGCGAAGAATAGCGACTATGCGCTTTGCTATGCAGGTTCGGCTATCGAAGGCTTCGGGGTACGCAGCCTGACAACGGCGCTATCGTTCTTCTTGCCCGATGTACCTGAATTTGGCGGAAATGAATTAGGCCAGGTCATTCGACTGCGACATTTTAAAGGCGTGGGCGAAATTTCGCTGTTCCGTAGCCACACGAATATGGAACGCAAGGAATGGCCTGCTGGTTTTGAATTTTCTCGCTTGAAAGCAAACTTGTTGCAGCCTGTTGACGAAATCCGTTCGGGCGATATTTATGCCATGCGTAGCCCGTTTGAGACTGAACTTGGCCAGGTGATTTATTTAGACGGAACGTCATTGCGAGCCGAAGGCGAAGCAATCCATGACGAATCAACATCCCTCCGTGACAAGTACCAGCCGCTTTTGCAGACTCGCGTGGAATGCTTGGGGGCTGAAGATTACCATCATGTGGAAAAGAGTTTGAATGTCCTCGCCCGCATGGATCCCTCTTTCCGCGTGCAAAAAGACGATGGCGGATTCTGGTATTTGCATACGGTAGGCGAAGTGCAACTCGACGTATTGCTAGCCCGACTCAAGCGTGAATTCGGTTGCGAAGTCAAGGCGGGATCACCTGAAGTCCGTTGGCAAGAACGCCTGTGCCGTAACGTGGGCCCGGTCGAAAATACCTTCCAGCTAGGGCCCCATAAGATTTCCATCAAGCTTTCGGCGACACCGCTCGACAGCGACGCTCACGATATCCGCCTTTCGGCTGAATTCCTGGAAACGGCCCCGCGCGAAATTTTGGCAGGTGTGCGTTCTGCGCTTCTGGAATCTACGGAAATCGGCGTACTCGGCAAGGGCCCGCTCGTAGGCGTGTGCTTTGAAGTTCATGAATTCACTTGGACCGAGGGCGCTTTGCCGCCGATGATCAAGAAGGCATGCGCCGATGCCGTCACCAAGCTTATCAAGCCTGCCGATGTTCAGTTGTACGAACCTGTGATGGAACTTTCGCTGGAATGCCCTGTGAATTTTGCAGGCCTTGTGACGGGCGACATTCAGTCTCGCGACGGTAAGGTGAAAGAAATCGGTGGCGATGGCAAGACGCATTTCTTGAAGGCCGAAGTCCCGCTGCGTAAGATTTTCGGATACGCTACAGGTGTCCGTAGCATCAGCAAGGGCACTGCGCTTTATAGCATGAAGTTGCTCGGGTATAGACCAGCGACAGTTTAG
- a CDS encoding DUF1353 domain-containing protein: MSILKKYIDKLQSRKYLQKDRNSITVDDITIDFPLVFDGNGKMYFFKLDRYVYLKGTRYTKADGKTRDFLMTCLFKRGFMSDGASAPSFAQWLVPDIKKGNDVYNSAPFIHDGLYMYKGTINGADLTREECDDILRGIWRISGMDRVVAGAADLGIKAFAGSSSHWGNDSNNCKHLFIAKFEYR; this comes from the coding sequence ATGTCCATTTTAAAAAAATATATCGACAAACTGCAGAGTCGCAAATATCTGCAAAAAGACCGTAATTCCATTACCGTGGATGACATCACCATTGATTTTCCGCTCGTTTTTGACGGCAACGGAAAAATGTATTTCTTCAAGCTTGACCGTTACGTTTACCTCAAGGGTACACGCTACACCAAGGCCGACGGTAAAACCCGCGATTTCTTAATGACATGCCTTTTCAAAAGAGGTTTCATGTCCGATGGCGCATCGGCTCCGTCATTCGCCCAATGGCTCGTCCCCGATATCAAGAAGGGCAATGACGTCTATAACTCCGCACCGTTTATCCACGACGGGCTTTACATGTACAAGGGAACCATCAACGGCGCAGACCTCACACGTGAAGAATGCGATGACATCCTTCGTGGCATCTGGAGAATTTCCGGCATGGACCGCGTAGTAGCAGGCGCCGCAGACCTCGGCATCAAGGCTTTTGCAGGTTCATCAAGCCACTGGGGCAATGACTCCAACAACTGCAAGCACCTGTTTATCGCCAAGTTCGAATACCGCTAA
- a CDS encoding GIY-YIG nuclease family protein: MPHFVYMLRCAGDRIYTGYAVDVEARFEQHKSGKGAKFTKAFPPECILRKFELNSHEEALRLEARIKKLPRPQKELLAAGDEALAAQLIEGLGETLEECRARMRREKRENITSHDD, translated from the coding sequence ATGCCGCACTTTGTGTACATGCTCCGTTGTGCGGGGGACCGCATTTATACGGGGTATGCCGTCGATGTAGAAGCTCGTTTTGAACAACATAAATCCGGCAAGGGAGCCAAGTTTACCAAGGCGTTCCCGCCGGAATGTATTTTAAGAAAATTTGAATTAAATAGCCACGAAGAGGCGTTGCGCCTGGAAGCACGCATCAAGAAACTGCCACGCCCGCAAAAAGAACTGCTCGCCGCCGGCGACGAAGCCTTGGCGGCGCAATTAATTGAAGGCCTCGGCGAAACACTTGAAGAATGTCGTGCACGCATGCGTCGCGAAAAACGGGAAAACATTACCTCTCACGACGATTGA
- a CDS encoding sensor domain-containing diguanylate cyclase — translation MDFDQILSHYRANACVMSVDLYPDGSYGNIRVVAGNKAHCEEMESTQGRPFVPDCPYEFCFPKNQNFEDHCFRCVQSGKPLHAYVDLYMMGLWLNMFLMPLDSDRENVGYCIYCYDVAPKADSSAMADLSGDTASNVLKACIKLRGADNVKQTFQEVVEDIRNFCESDQCCILLTDAENRECSIFVESTREGLKVQPMSRYVEGFYAIAETWPETLAGSTCIIVKDERDMEKLRLANPIWGSMLDLSGVKTIVLFPLRHGGELLGYLWTVNFNVNDTLKIKETLEVTTFLIASEISSYLLLNKLQTMSTIDSLTGVKNRNVMNHSIDQIVAGRKPTPKAVVFADLNGLKHTNDEQGHSFGDKVLRSAAEILQYVFPEEDVYRAGGDEFMVLASNITEDELNTRIAKIRTMAKLSENVRFSIGTCYGDPDVRRAMHIADERMYVDKNFFYAEHPELKYR, via the coding sequence ATGGATTTTGATCAGATTCTGTCGCATTATAGAGCGAATGCCTGCGTGATGTCCGTGGACCTCTATCCGGATGGTTCTTACGGTAACATTCGCGTGGTGGCAGGAAACAAGGCTCATTGCGAAGAAATGGAATCGACTCAGGGGCGCCCGTTTGTGCCGGATTGTCCGTATGAGTTTTGCTTCCCGAAAAACCAGAACTTCGAAGACCACTGTTTCCGCTGCGTGCAGTCGGGCAAGCCACTCCACGCCTATGTTGACCTTTACATGATGGGCCTTTGGCTGAACATGTTCTTGATGCCGCTGGACTCTGACCGCGAAAATGTCGGTTACTGCATTTACTGTTACGATGTGGCGCCCAAGGCTGATTCTTCGGCCATGGCAGACCTTTCCGGAGACACGGCTTCGAACGTTCTCAAGGCTTGTATCAAGTTGCGCGGTGCGGACAATGTCAAGCAGACTTTCCAGGAAGTGGTCGAGGATATCCGTAATTTTTGCGAATCCGATCAATGCTGCATTTTGCTCACCGATGCTGAAAATCGCGAGTGCTCCATTTTTGTAGAATCGACTCGAGAAGGTCTGAAAGTACAGCCGATGTCTCGATATGTCGAAGGCTTTTACGCGATTGCAGAAACATGGCCGGAAACGCTTGCCGGCAGTACATGCATTATTGTGAAAGACGAACGCGATATGGAAAAGCTGCGCTTGGCCAATCCGATTTGGGGCTCGATGCTTGACCTTTCGGGTGTAAAGACGATTGTGCTTTTCCCGCTGCGTCATGGCGGCGAATTGCTCGGCTACTTGTGGACGGTTAATTTTAACGTCAATGATACTCTGAAGATTAAGGAGACGCTTGAAGTCACCACGTTCCTTATTGCGTCTGAAATTTCAAGCTACCTGCTTTTGAACAAACTTCAAACGATGAGTACGATTGATTCGCTGACGGGTGTAAAAAATCGCAATGTGATGAACCACAGTATCGATCAAATTGTGGCAGGTCGTAAACCGACTCCTAAAGCCGTTGTATTTGCCGATTTGAACGGACTGAAACATACAAACGACGAACAGGGACACAGTTTTGGCGATAAGGTGCTGCGTTCGGCTGCAGAAATTTTGCAATACGTTTTCCCAGAAGAAGATGTATACCGTGCCGGTGGCGACGAATTTATGGTGCTTGCCTCGAACATTACGGAAGATGAATTGAATACTCGTATTGCTAAAATCCGCACGATGGCGAAGCTGTCTGAAAATGTGAGATTCTCCATTGGCACCTGTTATGGTGATCCTGATGTTCGTAGGGCAATGCATATTGCAGACGAACGAATGTACGTCGATAAAAACTTTTTCTACGCCGAACACCCTGAATTAAAATACAGGTAA
- a CDS encoding tetratricopeptide repeat protein, with protein sequence MRLFVILLCMLSAALWARPINDGNKLFKNGDYAGALEKYMKAREAEPGNPLLFYNIGTCQYKLGNYDEAKKELESAVRMPDKKMAAKAAYNLANTHFRMGEKAAEGSERIAAWRESVAYLKKAIDLDNSFENAKKNVEIVQRKLKEELDKQKQNQDQNQDQNNDQKQPPLSDKAKEVLARALQLCKDGKYAEAKEMLENLIAEDETAGQLSGHVQRIDDVIEIKAGRKPKAKIDASNTDNDLEVI encoded by the coding sequence ATGCGATTGTTTGTGATATTGTTGTGCATGCTGTCGGCGGCCCTGTGGGCGCGCCCCATTAATGACGGCAATAAATTGTTTAAGAACGGCGACTATGCCGGCGCTCTCGAAAAGTACATGAAGGCCCGTGAAGCGGAACCCGGAAACCCGCTCTTGTTCTATAACATCGGAACTTGCCAGTACAAGCTTGGCAATTACGACGAAGCGAAAAAGGAACTCGAAAGTGCGGTGCGTATGCCCGACAAGAAAATGGCTGCAAAGGCTGCCTACAATTTGGCGAATACGCATTTCCGCATGGGTGAAAAAGCTGCCGAAGGCAGCGAACGCATTGCCGCTTGGCGCGAATCGGTCGCTTACTTAAAGAAGGCGATTGATCTCGACAACAGTTTCGAAAATGCGAAGAAGAACGTGGAAATCGTTCAGCGCAAACTGAAAGAAGAACTCGACAAGCAAAAGCAGAATCAGGATCAAAATCAGGACCAGAATAACGACCAAAAGCAGCCGCCTTTGAGTGACAAGGCTAAGGAAGTTCTGGCCCGCGCCTTGCAGCTTTGCAAAGACGGCAAGTACGCCGAAGCAAAGGAAATGCTTGAGAACCTGATTGCCGAAGACGAAACCGCTGGTCAGCTCAGCGGACACGTGCAGCGCATTGATGACGTCATTGAAATTAAGGCGGGTCGCAAGCCCAAGGCAAAGATTGATGCCAGCAACACCGATAACGACTTGGAGGTAATCTAA
- a CDS encoding DUF58 domain-containing protein — protein sequence MLDKEVLKTVSRIELSVRGTLDTVMTGAYHSSFKGNGMEFSEVREYMPGDDVRTIDWNVTARTGTPYVKKFIEEREMTMLLMVDASSSSEFGSGKQMKGEVMATLTALLAFAAIKNNDKVGLLIYTDQVELFIPPEKGRKHVLRLIREILYFKPQHHGTNTQVALEYAGKILNRRAVVVVMSDFLDEGFENAFKILRKRHDVLAVSVVDPREMELPPAGLVELEDPETGETLLIDTGDATFREAFAREAKRQGKATKELFQRMSIDFVRIETHDDFKETVAPLIEHFRRRAKAARL from the coding sequence ATGTTAGATAAAGAAGTTTTAAAGACCGTCAGCCGCATTGAACTTAGCGTTCGCGGCACGCTCGACACCGTGATGACCGGCGCTTACCACAGTTCCTTCAAGGGGAACGGTATGGAATTTAGCGAGGTCCGCGAATACATGCCGGGCGACGACGTGCGTACTATCGACTGGAACGTGACGGCGCGTACCGGCACGCCGTATGTAAAAAAGTTTATCGAAGAGCGCGAAATGACCATGCTTTTGATGGTTGACGCCTCCAGCAGTTCGGAGTTCGGGTCCGGCAAGCAGATGAAGGGCGAAGTCATGGCGACTTTGACCGCACTCCTCGCATTCGCCGCCATCAAGAACAACGACAAGGTCGGCCTGCTGATTTACACCGACCAGGTCGAGCTTTTCATTCCGCCGGAGAAAGGCCGCAAGCACGTGCTGCGTCTTATCCGCGAAATTCTTTACTTCAAGCCGCAGCACCACGGCACGAACACTCAGGTGGCACTGGAATATGCCGGCAAGATTCTGAATCGTCGTGCCGTTGTCGTGGTGATGAGCGACTTCCTCGACGAAGGTTTCGAAAACGCCTTCAAGATTCTCCGTAAGCGCCACGACGTGCTTGCGGTCTCTGTCGTTGACCCGCGTGAAATGGAACTTCCGCCCGCAGGCCTTGTGGAACTTGAAGACCCCGAAACCGGCGAAACGCTCTTGATTGATACTGGTGATGCCACCTTCCGCGAAGCATTTGCCCGCGAGGCCAAGCGCCAAGGCAAGGCGACCAAGGAACTGTTCCAGCGCATGTCCATCGACTTCGTGCGCATCGAAACTCACGACGACTTCAAGGAAACAGTCGCCCCGCTTATCGAGCACTTCCGCCGCAGAGCGAAGGCCGCCCGACTCTAA
- a CDS encoding DNA methylase, whose translation MVGRTYAAIDLKSFFASVECILRGLDPLKAKLVVADESRTEKTICLAVTPALKAYGIPGRARLFEVNQKVREVLRRTGEKIEFTIAKPQMAKYVEYSTKVYNVYLKYVSAEDIHAYSIDECFLDLTRYLKLYKKTARELVKTIIQDVFTTTGITATGGIGTNLYLCKIAMDVMAKHVDADDDGVRIAELDEMSYRKQLWSHRPITSFWQVGRGIAERLENCRLNAGRGIYTMGDIARVSVKNPDALYKLFGVNAEILIDHAWGYEPCTIADIKKAKPRNRSTGEGQVLQDPYPFDKARLVVREMVDTVSMTLIAHDLVTNAMVLTVGYDRENVDKGIYHGVTVTDFYGRTIPKPAHGTANIGYYTSSQKVMADAVMKLFDRIVDPKLTVRRLNLVAADIVDASHEQYDLFTDVKKQEREKKRLKAELLIKKRFGKNAIVKGMDLQEGATTIERNGQIGGHRA comes from the coding sequence ATTGTGGGACGCACATACGCAGCGATTGACCTGAAGTCGTTCTTTGCCTCGGTGGAATGTATTCTCCGAGGTCTTGATCCGCTTAAGGCAAAGCTTGTGGTGGCTGACGAAAGTCGTACTGAAAAAACGATTTGCTTGGCGGTGACGCCGGCTCTTAAAGCTTACGGGATTCCAGGACGTGCGCGACTTTTCGAGGTGAACCAGAAGGTGCGCGAGGTACTGCGGCGTACGGGCGAAAAGATTGAATTCACCATCGCAAAGCCGCAAATGGCGAAGTACGTGGAATATTCCACGAAGGTCTACAACGTTTACTTGAAGTATGTGAGTGCCGAAGATATTCATGCGTATTCGATTGACGAATGCTTTTTAGATTTGACGCGCTACTTGAAGCTTTATAAAAAGACTGCCCGTGAACTGGTGAAGACGATTATCCAAGATGTCTTTACGACTACGGGAATCACGGCCACGGGCGGTATCGGCACGAATCTGTACCTTTGCAAGATTGCGATGGATGTGATGGCGAAGCATGTGGATGCGGATGATGATGGCGTGCGCATTGCGGAACTTGACGAGATGAGTTACCGTAAACAACTTTGGTCACACAGACCGATTACGAGCTTTTGGCAAGTGGGTCGCGGCATAGCAGAGCGCTTGGAAAATTGTAGGCTGAATGCGGGACGCGGCATTTACACGATGGGTGACATTGCTCGCGTAAGCGTCAAGAATCCTGATGCGCTGTACAAGCTTTTCGGCGTGAACGCAGAGATTTTGATTGACCATGCTTGGGGTTACGAGCCTTGCACGATTGCGGACATCAAGAAGGCGAAACCGCGGAACAGAAGCACGGGCGAAGGCCAAGTGTTGCAAGATCCGTATCCGTTTGACAAGGCGCGTCTTGTGGTGCGCGAGATGGTCGATACGGTTTCGATGACCTTGATTGCCCACGACTTGGTGACAAATGCGATGGTGCTCACGGTAGGTTACGACCGCGAAAACGTGGACAAGGGAATTTACCACGGCGTAACTGTAACGGACTTTTACGGACGCACGATTCCGAAGCCTGCGCACGGCACGGCAAATATTGGTTATTATACCAGCTCACAAAAAGTGATGGCGGATGCAGTCATGAAACTTTTTGACCGCATTGTGGACCCGAAATTAACAGTGCGTCGTTTGAACTTGGTGGCCGCCGACATTGTGGATGCAAGTCATGAACAGTACGACTTGTTTACCGATGTGAAAAAGCAGGAGCGCGAAAAGAAACGCCTGAAAGCAGAACTCCTCATCAAGAAACGCTTCGGCAAGAACGCCATTGTGAAGGGAATGGATTTGCAAGAGGGTGCTACTACCATTGAACGCAACGGACAAATCGGAGGACATCGTGCCTAA